From one Halothece sp. PCC 7418 genomic stretch:
- a CDS encoding MOSC domain-containing protein, whose translation MVAKIAKILVYPIKSLDGVLCDYGTIVTPGTLNFDRRWAIFDDQGEYVNGKRNSRVHQLCTEFDLSQLIVTFRHNQGSVSFNLVTETDPMNQWLSEYFQQPVFLQEEAAGGFPDDLEAYGPTVISTATLETVASWFPSLTVENARSRFRANLEISGVPPFWEDQLFAETRETVKFEVGSVQLEGVNPCQRCIVPTRDPHSGETYPQFQRIFIQQRQATLPSWTVPTRFNHYYRLSVNTRIPPSQVGKIISVGDKVTI comes from the coding sequence TTATGGGACGATTGTCACCCCTGGAACTTTGAACTTTGATCGGAGATGGGCAATTTTTGACGATCAAGGCGAATATGTGAATGGAAAACGTAATTCTCGGGTGCATCAATTATGCACTGAGTTTGATTTAAGTCAACTCATTGTTACGTTTCGTCACAACCAAGGGTCGGTCTCCTTTAACTTAGTCACTGAAACCGATCCAATGAATCAATGGTTGAGTGAGTATTTTCAACAGCCTGTTTTTCTGCAAGAAGAAGCAGCAGGGGGCTTCCCTGACGATTTAGAGGCGTATGGCCCCACGGTGATTAGCACAGCAACCCTAGAAACCGTAGCGAGTTGGTTTCCTTCTTTGACGGTAGAAAATGCGCGATCGCGCTTCCGAGCCAATTTAGAAATTAGTGGTGTTCCCCCGTTTTGGGAAGATCAGTTGTTTGCAGAAACGAGAGAAACTGTTAAGTTTGAAGTGGGTTCAGTCCAGTTAGAAGGCGTTAATCCCTGTCAACGGTGCATTGTTCCCACCCGTGACCCTCACTCAGGAGAAACCTATCCCCAGTTTCAGCGCATCTTTATTCAGCAACGCCAAGCCACCCTCCCTTCATGGACAGTACCGACTCGTTTTAACCATTACTATCGCCTCAGCGTGAATACCCGTATTCCGCCCTCTCAAGTCGGTAAAATTATCAGTGTTGGTGATAAAGTAACAATCTGA